The stretch of DNA AGGATTTTGATAATGTGCAAAATAGACTCAAAGTAAACATTGCCAACGCCTCTTTTGATATGCAGTTATTGGACAGTGGCTATAGGGATCTAAACGGTTTTGTTGAGAGGTATTATTCAACAATGCAAAGCTATATAGATGATTATCAATTTACACAATTTTCTTTAATGAATTTTACCTGCTGCTACCCGTTTGATGAGGAAAAGCCAGCTATAATACCATATCACGATAAAAGATTTTTCTATAAACGGTGCGATTTAGAGCAGATCAGTAAAAAATATTCAGGTGTAGTTGATTATCTTACAGGTTTGCAGAACAGTTTTGTTAAATATTCCCTTGTTTTTGATAAAAATAGCGATTTTTTAAGTTTTGTTGAAGCTCAGAAAAAACTCAATGAAGCCGTTTGGTCAATGCTGAGTATCAACTTTGAAAAGTTCAAAGAGCAAAAAGATTACACTCAGATTGCAGAAAATATATCGAATAGATTTATTTCCCTTATGAGTCTTGGTGAATTTGATGCCTATGCAAAAAGGTATATGAGGTATGAGCATGTTGAGTCGCTTTTAGAAAAGATTAAACAAAATACGCAAAACTCGATCGGAATTCATTCAATCAGCTACTTCAGGCAGCTTATCGAAAAACAGAATGAGAATTTAGATGCCTGCTACGATGAAGCAAAAAGGCTTTCGGATAAGGCAAAGGCATTGTCGGCTTACCTAAAGGCACTTAACCAAACAGCATCAGATATAAAGCTATGGGTTGGTGAGGTCTATGAAGGGTATAATAGAACTGCATCAAAAGCCAAAGAGATATATGCCCATCTTGCTAATTATAAAAGCCAGTGCGACTACATCAGGGATGAGTATCTAAAAATGGAGCTTCTATCGCTTAAGAAAATGGAAAAGATAAATGAGCATTTAAAACAGTTGCTTCAAAAAACTGCCTCTAACCAGACCAGTAGCTATCAAACCAACAGGATAATAAAATTGATAGGCTATCTGCCGTTTAAACCGACTTTTGATGTAAAAAACTACTCTAACAGTTTTGCAAAACCAACAAGCTCGCACTTTCATGTTGCACCGCCACAGGTTTCAGATTTGACGATCAACTCACAAATTCCACACCGCCGCCCGTATGGTTATTCCTATAACTTTTCAAAGGTCAATGTTGGTAGTGTCGTTGTTATAGCAGGCAATGTAAAAAAATTGTGTGATAGTTCATCATGCAACATAAAAGAGGTGTTTTTAGAAAATAAGCAGGGTAGATATGAATGCAGGATGAATGGCAATCGCTTTAGTTGCCCTGTAAAACTAAAACCCTACACTATAGCGTTTTACTTAAAGGCAGAAAATGCAAATGGTGATGCCTCAAAGGGCATCTATATAACGCTTGCCTACTATGATATTGACAAAAAAATAAAAAACTTCCTTGAAAGATTTGAAAATTACTTCAATATGCACAACTCAAAAACGATTTTTCTAACGCAGGAGCCTGTAAGTGGCCTTCTAAAAAGTGCCTTGTCAAAAAGGGATATCAGGTTGAATTTTACATCTATTAAAATTGTGGGTTTTAGAAACCTTTCGCAAGGCTCAAATGAGTATGAGGTAATGGTAAGGGTGGCATTTAGGAGATTACCTGATAAAAAACATGGCGTTGCAGTGGTGCATATTGTTAGAAAATCGTTTGACTTTCAATACAGTATTTCGCCTTTTGTAATTACAGAGATTGAGGGCGATAACTTTTTTGTTGCTTCTAAAACCAATGCTTCAGTATCAAAAACAGCTAAAGTAGCCATACTCTCCCATGTTGCACACACTAATAATGGAGGATATTCGATCGATTTTGCAACAGGAAAGTTTTCAAACAGAGAGATGGACCTTGCAGCGGGTTTTGTAAATCCCAAAGCGGAAGGCTACGATAAGCCGTATTTCAATGTTGGATATATCAGGGATATGGGAAGAATAAGTTTTATGGACTTGAAAGCCTGCCCTAAAAATGGGTATACTGACTACTATGCTACACAGAGGGCTTATGTGGGTCATGTGTATTGCATCAAAACCCTTAAAGGTGGATATGCAAAGATTTTGGTGATTGATGGAGGCGGAAGTGGAGCAAAAGCATTTATTAAGTTTAAATGGATTTATTCAGCCAACAATAAATTTTAGGGGGAGGTTATGGAAAGAAAGATTCTATTAAGCGAAAACGAGATGCCTACTTATTGGTATAATGTGCTTGGGGATTTGCTCACACCCCTCAAGCCACCGCTAAATCCTCAAACAAAAAAACCTCTAACGGCAGAGGATTTAAAGATTTTTCCAGAGGCATTGATTGAGCAGGAGATGTCAACGCAAACGGAGATTGAGATTCCGCAAAAGGTAAGGGAGATCTATGCTCTGTGGAGGCCAACACCGCTTGTTAGGGCTTTGAATCTTGAGAAAGCTTTAGGAACGCCTGCAAAGATCTACTACAAAAACGAATCTGTATCACCAGCAGGTAGTCACAAACCCAATACAGCCATAGCGCAGGCTTATTACAACAAAGAAGCAGGTATCAAAACATTAACAACAGAAACGGGTGCCGGTCAGTGGGGTAGTGCGCTTGCACTTGCAGGTTCACTGCTTGGTATCAATGTGCGTGTTTATATGGTGAAAGTCAGCTACAATCAAAAGCCGTTTAGAAAATCAATGATTCATCTGTGGGGAGCTGAGGTTTTTGCATCACCCAGCAACAACACAAGGATAGGCAGAGAGATCCTTAAAAAAGACCCCGACAATCAGGGCAGTCTGGGTCTTGCAATTAGCGAGGCAATAGAGGATGCTGTGGAGCATGAAAACACAAACTACGCACTTGGCAGTGTGCTAAACCATGTATTGTTGCATCAAACGGTTATCGGTCTTGAGGCAAAAAAGCAGCTTGAGAAGGTTAACGATTATCCCGATGTGATTGTTGCCCCATGCGGCGGTGGCTCGAATCTTGGCGGTATATCGCTGCCGTTTATCAGGGATAAAATAAACGGCAAAGATGTAAGGGTGGTGGCTGTTGAGCCTGCAAGCTGTCCAACCTTAACAAAGGGTGTGTTTAGATACGATTATGCCGATGTTGCTAAGATGACGCCGCTTTTGAATATGTATACATTGGGTCATCAGTTTATGCCTCCATCCATCCATGCAGGTGGTTTGAGATACCACGGTGATTCACCGATTATCAGCCAGTTAAAGAAAGACGGATTGATTGAGGCTACAAGCTATAAACAGACAGAGGTGTTTGAGGCAGGTGTATTGTTTGCCAAAACAGAGGGTATTGTGCCTGCACCTGAAACCTGCCATGCAATTAAAGCGGCAGTTGATGAGGCTATTAAAGCAAAAGAAGAGGCAAAGGAAAAAACGATTTTGATCTGCTTCTCCGGTCATGGCCATTTTGATATGACCTCATATGATATGTATTTAAGCGGTCAGATGGAGGATTATGAGTATCCTGAAGAGAAGGTAAAAGAGGCGCTTGGGTATCTGCCGGAGGTCTAAAATGAAGCGGCTGTTGGTATTACTGTTTGTGTTACTGTTTTCTGTGAATAGCTTTGCAAAGGTGAGGATTTTTATCATTCAAAGCTACTCAAAAAACGATCTATGCGGTGTTCCTCAACTAAAGGGTTTTCTAAATGAGATGAGATATTACGGTTATAACGATAACAATACACTCTATAAGATTGTATTTTTAAAAACAAAAACCGTAAATATTACAAAAAAACAGCAGAGGGCTATAGCGGATAAGGTTTATAAGGAGATTTTAAACTTTAAACCTAACATTGTTGTTCTGTTTGATGATCCGGCCTTCAGGCTTTTTGCAAGGCGACTGCTGGGTAAGCCGTTTTATGTTGTATTTAGCGGCATAAATGTTCTGCCTTCGGTTTACAATAAAAAGTTGCATTTTATGAAAAACAGGATACCAACAGCCAATATTGTAGGTGTTTATGAAAAACTGCATATAGCAGAAAGCGTTGAATTTATGCAAAAAATCTTGGGTAATGGTAAGATTGCCGTTGTATCAAGTAAGGATTTAATAGGCAGAATCGTTAAAAATCAGATTATCTATGAATTAAAACAGGCTCATCTGTCGAATTTGTTTGTGTTTTTTGATGTTGATAGCGTCAATGAGCTTAAAAGAGCTCTTGAAAGAATCAACAAAGATAAATCTATTGTTGCATATATTTTAAACACACACTCTCTTTCTTTTAACGGCAAAAGGATTGATATTTTTCACATCATTCCTATTGCAATTAAAATTGCCAGAAAACCTGATATAGCTATTAATACAACATTTGCAAAAGCAGGGCTTTTTGGTGGTGTTGCGATTGATTTTAAAGCTATGGGCAGACAGGCTGCAGATATGGCTGTAAAACTACTAAATGAAACTGATATCAATAAATTAAAAATAGAGAATGCACAAAAAGCCCTGCTTGTTATAAACCTCAAAAGGGCAAAACAGTTAAACATAAAACTCCCTATAAGCGTTTTGAATGCGTTAGATGAAGCTTATTAAATATTTTGCCTTTTTAAGTATTATCCTTTCTGTGGTGTTTCTATACCTGGCCGTTGATAGACTATTGGATGAGGTATTTATTGCCGTTAGGCATTCCTCACAGCTACAGCTTGAAAAACAGTTAGGCAATGTCAAGCAACGGATGATAGAGGATTTGATTACAAACAAAAAAATGATGGATGCGGCTTTTGAGGGAGTGATTGATAAGGCGGTAATTACAAAAAGATTGAATAAATACCTGTTTGTTGCTCCAAAAGAGCTTATAAAAGGCATATATTTTGTTTCAGATAACTGGACGGTTTCGTTTTTGTATCCAAATTTTACCAGACCCATTGCATTAAACTCAGCGCCGATATCAGGCATAAAGCAGCTTAAAAGGGATATAGAGATAGCAAAAAGCTACTCTAAAAGCCTTTATTTTAACTCTACTTTTTATAACTTTAAAAAGCACAAAAACACCACTGCACTATTGCTTATAAAGCCTATTTTCTTCAAAGAGTATATTGGTAGCATTGTTGAGATTGTTGATATAAGCGGCAGACTTGCAGGAAACATCTCCTATTTAAAAGATTATGAGATTATTGTATCATCAGCACCTCTTAAACAATTAAGGTACAAAAATGCCCTGATAAGCAGCTCTGTGGTGTTTGTTGATTTTGCCGTTTTACATCTGTTTCTTGTTAAGCATTCCCCACTGTTATTTTTTGTAAAGGATAAACTTAAAAGGGCTGAGTTGATAATCATTACACTGATATTTGTAGCTCTTGGAATTGCCATAAGCGGTGCAGTTGTTGTTGCATTAAGAATAAAAAGGGAGAAAGAAAAAGAAATAGCACTGAAGAGATTAAATAAAAGATTGAAATTGATAAGCAATATTTTCTCAATCAAAGGTGAGTATATTACATCTCAAAATATTGAAGAAATCTTAAAAGCCATGAAGGATGTATTTAGTGCTGACCTTGCGGGTATCTTTTTAAAACAGAAAAATATCTATTATGCATACGATGGTAGTCTAAAAACAGAAAATTATATCAATATTGAAGGTTCTATCTCTGGCTTAAGCTGGAAAAAGAAAGAATCAATTATTCTCAACGATTACTATAGTTCACATCTCATAAGCAAAGAGGCAAAGTTAAAAAGTAAGCAAAAAAAGGCTATGTGTGCAACAATTGCGTATAACAATAGATATTTTGGTGTTATGTGTGTGGGCAGAAAATCTGATAATAACTTTAAAGAAGAGGATTTTAACTTTTTAAAGCTGCTTGGCACAATCATCGCTACAAATATTCACCATTCAACGATGATGGAAAATGTTATAGAAACGCTGTTGAATGCAATTGAGGCAAGGGATAAATACACGGAGGGTCACTCACGCAGGGTGGGTGAGTATGCACGGTTTA from Hippea jasoniae encodes:
- a CDS encoding TrpB-like pyridoxal phosphate-dependent enzyme: MERKILLSENEMPTYWYNVLGDLLTPLKPPLNPQTKKPLTAEDLKIFPEALIEQEMSTQTEIEIPQKVREIYALWRPTPLVRALNLEKALGTPAKIYYKNESVSPAGSHKPNTAIAQAYYNKEAGIKTLTTETGAGQWGSALALAGSLLGINVRVYMVKVSYNQKPFRKSMIHLWGAEVFASPSNNTRIGREILKKDPDNQGSLGLAISEAIEDAVEHENTNYALGSVLNHVLLHQTVIGLEAKKQLEKVNDYPDVIVAPCGGGSNLGGISLPFIRDKINGKDVRVVAVEPASCPTLTKGVFRYDYADVAKMTPLLNMYTLGHQFMPPSIHAGGLRYHGDSPIISQLKKDGLIEATSYKQTEVFEAGVLFAKTEGIVPAPETCHAIKAAVDEAIKAKEEAKEKTILICFSGHGHFDMTSYDMYLSGQMEDYEYPEEKVKEALGYLPEV
- a CDS encoding ABC transporter substrate-binding protein; the protein is MKRLLVLLFVLLFSVNSFAKVRIFIIQSYSKNDLCGVPQLKGFLNEMRYYGYNDNNTLYKIVFLKTKTVNITKKQQRAIADKVYKEILNFKPNIVVLFDDPAFRLFARRLLGKPFYVVFSGINVLPSVYNKKLHFMKNRIPTANIVGVYEKLHIAESVEFMQKILGNGKIAVVSSKDLIGRIVKNQIIYELKQAHLSNLFVFFDVDSVNELKRALERINKDKSIVAYILNTHSLSFNGKRIDIFHIIPIAIKIARKPDIAINTTFAKAGLFGGVAIDFKAMGRQAADMAVKLLNETDINKLKIENAQKALLVINLKRAKQLNIKLPISVLNALDEAY
- a CDS encoding HD-GYP domain-containing protein; protein product: MKLIKYFAFLSIILSVVFLYLAVDRLLDEVFIAVRHSSQLQLEKQLGNVKQRMIEDLITNKKMMDAAFEGVIDKAVITKRLNKYLFVAPKELIKGIYFVSDNWTVSFLYPNFTRPIALNSAPISGIKQLKRDIEIAKSYSKSLYFNSTFYNFKKHKNTTALLLIKPIFFKEYIGSIVEIVDISGRLAGNISYLKDYEIIVSSAPLKQLRYKNALISSSVVFVDFAVLHLFLVKHSPLLFFVKDKLKRAELIIITLIFVALGIAISGAVVVALRIKREKEKEIALKRLNKRLKLISNIFSIKGEYITSQNIEEILKAMKDVFSADLAGIFLKQKNIYYAYDGSLKTENYINIEGSISGLSWKKKESIILNDYYSSHLISKEAKLKSKQKKAMCATIAYNNRYFGVMCVGRKSDNNFKEEDFNFLKLLGTIIATNIHHSTMMENVIETLLNAIEARDKYTEGHSRRVGEYARFIASVMGFDDEFQKKIYMAGLFHDVGKIGIPDVILLKPTRLSKNEYEIMKLHAVFSYEILKNSEMLADVLDGIRGHHERFDGKGYPDGLKGEDIPLSARILAVADSFDAITTTRPYKSAMMLKQTKDELLKNSGSQFDPEIIEKILPYIEEMYNMGNQLKKQRSILPDYIDSLRRDMFYRDWFSGLFSMDKLHLLIGDLIARGVNFSVCRLAVEDYYKVWFEKSKRDADSIILAVADILKESVPGEAARSENVFTFIVKGVDSPQLFVKTLISTIQSKVDCHLSFACMRYPEDAHSVEEIIYKLDRLYRKVS